The sequence below is a genomic window from Uranotaenia lowii strain MFRU-FL chromosome 2, ASM2978415v1, whole genome shotgun sequence.
AACACGTCCTGCTTGAACCAAGTCTGATCGTCAACTGAATCCTAGTTCTATTAAATAGTTGAGGTTTTTGAATGTTTGTGCCATTTTCAGatgaaggtttttaaaatctgtaTCGAAACAAAAGCAGAAGAAAAacttgtatattttttaattttccaatatttgacACATGAGTAGTACTTTCGAATAACAGATGTGTATTGCGATGAATTTCCCTTATGAGCTCCTGAACGAGTGCATATaacttgtttgaattttgactattttttgaaGGCTCCATGGAAagaataatatgaatttttcaaaactaaaatttagtaCGAAgttatactgcccctactcgcataacagtcccatatgaattttcgtcatttttcatctaacctgacagttcgcattttgaacatagggcttcaatataaaacataaaaaaaagagattttgttctagaaatttcgagaaaaatatcaactcgtggctgtcccatatgaaatatacccgcataacagtcccatatgtgaaataccacgagtttatttacttttcaaagttttttttcggcgGAAAAGTcattgatttattgctttgaatcattttaaaaagattcaactcatttgatgtcgaattatgcacactagtaTTCGAAAGCAGGCCAGTCAGAAGGATCGAATGTCTTCCTcagcgaaaaactatcagatacaatcaaaatcatgaacttaaattaagaaattcacaatattttttccaaaaatatgtttgtttttctgATAACTGCGTTTAGAAGTtctaaaatgatcaaatttaagtcttaggaagtagcttggtgagcaaaacatattctgtatgggtttgggaaaaaggtttgaaatatgctcgcataacagtcccataacgaataaaaatggtgctcccgGCCTTATCAAtgctccaattttaaaaatttcaggtttaacgatttattatgacaacctagaacaccttccatcaaacgattttcgtttatactGAACGTTGTGGtcacaattcaaaaatatattccaaaacagaaaaagctgattttctcacttgcttgtttttgcatatgggactgttatgaaagtagggccAGTATAGCGATATGCGAttgacacgaaaaaaaaaaacatttatttacatCAAAGTTTAGTATTTTGTGAGTTTTAGAGCGAAGAAATTACTTCACTTTTCATTTTTACCGTACCATAAATATTACGGAAAAATAGATACATGAAATGACAATGTGCACAGTATGTCTTCGAATTTTcactcaattttaaaatttgctcatttttgtGGACGgtattttttaacagtttttgcagcttgattatgaattttcacatagattttcactatgcgttttgatgtgcctTATTGTAATATCAAAGTTATGTGGATTTCTAATACAGGTTTTACGGAATATCTTATATCAAACACCtcttcagttttcaaaaatctgtttggATAGtgtcaaatttctaaaaaagaaTTCCTCAGATGTTTCTATAGCCGCGATCACTGTTTAAAAATCCGATTTTATAGTACGCTTTTCATTTGAaactgcattttgaattgttgaagTTAGTTCAGTTTTGAAACTATCACTTTTgacttaataattttaaaataagtttctgAACAACTtggtttgccaaaaaaaaaaaggatcattCATTCTTGCTGCCGATAAAATTGCTATATTTGAAATGGACATTCGTGAAGCAGTTCGCACATGTTAGAAgtgagttgaatttttttcagaacgctTGCAGTTGATACATATTATCACGTCATTTTTGCCAActtcaacgttgataaagtcgcgaatgccttaaaaatggtaaaacgactataatcgaaacaaaaaaagtcaCATCATTttctttgcctttttttttaagaaaaattaaataactcaacaatatacaaaaaataaaaatcagaatttttagattttgaaaaattgtacgaCCATGACAAGGGCTTAATgtattttagaattcaaattattaGGCATTTCTGCACCAAATTAACCCAAAAGAAGTTTCaacctaaaattaaaaactaatatatgtatttgaaataactATTGCTCCATGACACATATTTCTATATCCAATTGGATCTGGATATAAACAGATGCTATTTTAGTTGTGAAATGTTTCTAATTTATTTGGTCTAAGAAATGAGCTCTCAATAATTAATTATTCTCTTTTTTGAATCAATCCAAGAAGAAACAGCAGAAACCTGTACCGAATCTTATTCATCTgtcttttatatatatatatatatatatatatatatatatatatatatatatatatatatatatatatatatatatatatatatatacatatatatatatatatatatatatatatatatatatatatatatatatatatatatatatatatatatatatatatatatatatatatatatatatatatatatatatatatatatatatatatatatatatatatatatatatatatacctgtatatttttgaaagaaaacaaaaattatattgttATATCATCATTGAAAATAAGTTATTCATTAAGTTGCtttgtatattaaaaaaaaatgatagtgACCGTCAAGTGAAATCGCTTAAGTGACcgatcaagtgaatttcaattgagtgacaaagtcaatttcaaatgttttctcaGGTCATATCTTTCAGTTGTAGTAGTTTTAAGGTGAAATTTCGGAATATCAAACATGAATCAacttagtttctttaaaaaaaatatttatttaaaaaaaacgatgtaaaaCCCCTCACTTTTTTCCTTATTAGGGTTCAAATAGATGTTTcggtttgaaaaaatcattcactTCCTGACGAGACATTCTGGTTGatcttttctgaaaaaataataaaaaaaattaaatttaacaagtatttattgttttgcatGATACTTACTTTAACTTCACTGTacttgaatatttccaaaataaatcatcatCGGAAAACGTATCCGAAACCTGATTACTTTAAGGGGGATGCCTTTTAggaaacaggatttgcggtggacactgtatctcagcacagaatcatctcagcacagaatcatcagtcaaaaaatcagagcaaaatatttttaatagatgtttttctgggccccaacgtttttatttaacttaaaaaaaattttatgaaatttttgtggctgtttgaagtaaaaacttcgatttttcacgaaaaaatccgccattttttacctgtaaaatctcctcaaagtaaaaaaaagaaaaagaaaaacgttggggtctggtattttatatgtagaaattatgttccgaatttgaaaagaatcggataagtagttttcaaatgacgatgtccacggactttaaaaatgtgctttcgagaaaaacgcgtttgaaatttctgctcttgctttcttgcagtattagatagcaggagataaaggcctataatttctacagttttgcttcaattgacttgaaaatttgacagaacattcttgaaatgttttacaataagaaaataaaaaaataaaaaaatcgatcgaccCAAGTGTAGCATTTGATGCAGCAGATGCTTGCCATCCacatccttgaaagatgtataCGATGTCAAGGAAAAAATAGGTCTCTTCAAAGAAACTGAAATATCACTCAGATCCTAAATATGGGTGTTcgtttttatattaataaaagtTATGTGTGAGATATAAAAGTATgtatgcaaaaaattgcaaaatatcTATTGTTTAAAACAAACGctgttttttcttcagattcaatcaatcacaaacatcttTCTGCACCTAAATAACAATGTTTTGAAGAACACTGGAAAATCGTATTGAACGAAAAGCTTGTTGAGCTAGTTAACCTTAAGAAAATGTTCACAATTTTCGAAACAGGTTAGCAGAGATAAAGCTTcatttacatacatacacatGTATGAAAAATTCAGTTATAGAGCAAATTCcatcaaaaaaggaaaaatacgaCCGATTAATACGAAAATAAGTTTATTGAACCACTTTCGAATtcagatgatttttaaaatgcccTAACCAACCAAAAGTCCTTTGAGCAAACTATTGATCTGTGCCAGCGGATCGGACGTACTGCCCACTGCAACAGGATTAAAGTTAAATCCAGGGATGAGTGAGGCAAAAGATTTTACCGATATAGCAATGGCATTAATGAAGTCGAGCGTTGGAGCTAGCATGGCGACTGGAGCGTTACTTCTGGCGGCTTTAACCATTTTGGGTCCCAACTGTTGGAAAGTACCCGTTAGCTTTACCACttctttggtaattttggtGGCCAGAGCATCAGTTAGTCCATTGATCCAACCGTCCAGGCGACCAACGTTAAGATTGTTCAGCTGTTTGATCACTAGCTGGCTATTGGCGACTAGCATATTGCCGTTCGATAATTGGCCGGAGCTTTGCATCACAGACTGGACCAGAACGATGCTTGCATTTTTTAGCGATTCGATTGCTGTCTTAAGTTCGGTTTTGGCTGATCCGGCTAGGGAGACCTAAAAACAAGAAAGGTTGAAACATTCGAAAGATGAAATTATCACAAGTCTAAGAAACTTACAGACACCAATCCGAAAACCAATCcaacaaaaattaatgatttcatttttttttgtcaagagATACACCTGAATCGAAGGAAAATCACAGATTGAATGTTTCCAGCTAAATACTTACGCTGAACAGTTTAAGCTATTTTCAGATTATTGGTTTTACTAGCtttattgttgaaaacagtCAAAATAAGTTTCATAGTACAGTGGAATACATTTATTCTGTGGATGAAAACAACCTTCGTTGTTGGTTTGAAATCCGCATTTGTAAAAACTATACCGAATTGatgtttaaatttgatatgTTATAGaaatgtaagatttttttctaacaaattaaagtttttagaaATTATTCTTACTACCGCCAAATGATTGGTTCCTTTGAATAGTTATTAAATTCACAATCAGTGACGGTACTCAAGgctagtagaaaaaaaaaaccaactgtTCAAATATCTGCTACGTGTTGATTCATTATGCGAaacatttgaataaataaatctaCCCTATTTTCGACCATTGACGTATGAAGCTATTGTTTTTGGGAAAGTACACCttctaaaaatgaataaattgcgtgaaaataatttttattataaattaataTTCGATATTGTAAAATGACAGCTTTCACATCAAACTATTTTTGGAATACCGTGGGCGTGATTGAGTGCTCATTTATATCACTTTCGACCATAAGTGAAAAGGAACCCCTAGATGCCGGTCCCACGGCTTTTAACTAAAGCTCAATCACATGGTCAATCTGGTCCGATcagaaatgattgtttgaccttttattgttattttaatgttcttttctatttttcttaatgttcttttctatttttcagatcattcggaggtgaagtttttttttctcttcagatATATTCAAATAGTTGGAAAGTAAGAAAGGAGTAGGTTAATATATTCAAATACCATATTCCTCCCCAATGCTCCAGTGgatgtgtatttgcggtttatgaattacgatggcttattcttaaatctagcttttttcaatcactgGGGGCTAATTAGATGGAAATGATATTTTGTGGTTTAAGGTTTGTGAAACGGATCTGTCTCCTGAGTTGTTTTGATAGTATTATAGTTCGAAGCAAACAgtcttgacaatttttaaatctcattcaaaagtaggcattcaactatgtgaGGCAGGTAGGGTAGGGCGATGCTCAAACGGTAAGATAGGcttatatccatattttggtaaattcgcatgattttgtgatgttatgataggaataaggtagcttaccatggccgtaggaacggggggggttttgggggttaaaccccccccatgaaggccCGAAGATGCCAAGTGAAGTGTAGTACTAaacataaaatatgaattttctaatcaaattttgatgaactacgTAAatgaatcaagagtaacaatagtgtaacaatcttgactccaaaacctcgaaatctcattccaggaccacaattctacaacagtttttcaaaaaatttctcacttgttgacaGTAATTgtgtcccaaatattgaatcccaataaagttagactaagcttaccagattatACGGATTTGgaccagattttctcactctatttgcaaaatcaaacgaaaatttcaattgtgtCCTTAGAATCATGTCATCTTGTCtccaaatagtttttttaatcaaattttatcaaaaaacataaacgattttttgaaagattgATTTTTCTAATGATTCTGTATCgcctgatgtgtttcgaaaaagttaaaaacaataatccgtgtgtttttcttctttattttagaggaataattctgaaatttgcctGCGTATTGGAcgggtttttaagaaaaacttaaaacaatatGCCCTTATTACGCAAGGTTTCAggataaaattgcctggatttgccaAGCCCGGATACTTGATCCAacataagtgttgcatttcaatcttaaatgtgatgaattttccacattcaaaactctgaatttcgaaatatgaaaaaaaatatttgaaattcaaaccactttcaagatttggatctgaaatttttattctcaatttatgtgtAGAGTTGAgtcattaaaaaagtttcatgagtccagaaattaaaaatatgtaaaaatttcgttattcacaattttattaaaatttttcaagttcaattacgaataaataattgaaaaaaaaatcatattgaaaaccataagttcaaattcaaataaaagatttttggtCAAGG
It includes:
- the LOC129748593 gene encoding uncharacterized protein LOC129748593 — its product is MKSLIFVGLVFGLVSVSLAGSAKTELKTAIESLKNASIVLVQSVMQSSGQLSNGNMLVANSQLVIKQLNNLNVGRLDGWINGLTDALATKITKEVVKLTGTFQQLGPKMVKAARSNAPVAMLAPTLDFINAIAISVKSFASLIPGFNFNPVAVGSTSDPLAQINSLLKGLLVG